From the genome of Phytohabitans rumicis, one region includes:
- a CDS encoding esterase-like activity of phytase family protein, with translation MRLRADGSVAEEVPLPDGVAAAVTTNGIEGVAVTGSGSGEQVWVAIQRELRGDPKGLVRIGRYTVATKKWAWLAYPLDAAPSGGWVGLSELVAVDSDTFAVVERDNRRGPAAQVKRVYVFDVPAGFGSGLPTVTKRLAADLLPLLRAGNGWVQDKVEGLAIGGDGRTYAVTDNDGVDDSTGETVFLRLGRLL, from the coding sequence GTGCGCCTCAGGGCGGACGGTTCGGTGGCCGAGGAGGTGCCGCTGCCGGACGGCGTCGCCGCGGCGGTGACCACCAACGGCATCGAGGGCGTCGCGGTGACCGGCTCCGGCTCCGGCGAGCAGGTGTGGGTGGCGATCCAGCGGGAGCTGCGCGGCGACCCGAAGGGCCTCGTACGGATCGGCCGCTACACGGTGGCGACCAAGAAGTGGGCGTGGTTGGCGTACCCCTTGGATGCCGCACCGAGCGGCGGGTGGGTCGGCCTGTCCGAACTGGTGGCGGTGGACAGCGACACGTTCGCGGTGGTCGAGCGGGACAACCGGCGCGGCCCCGCCGCGCAGGTCAAGAGGGTGTACGTCTTCGACGTGCCGGCCGGGTTCGGCAGTGGCCTACCCACCGTCACCAAGCGGCTCGCGGCTGATCTGCTGCCGCTGCTGCGGGCCGGCAATGGCTGGGTCCAGGACAAGGTCGAGGGCCTGGCGATCGGCGGCGACGGCCGGACGTACGCGGTGACCGACAACGACGGCGTCGACGACTCCACGGGCGAGACGGTCTTCCTCCGCCTCGGCCGCCTCCTCTAG
- the glnA gene encoding type I glutamate--ammonia ligase gives MFANPEELLRYLKDEGVKFVDVRFCDLPGVMQHFNTPIESFDESIFTDGLAFDGSSIRGFQQIHESDMLLLPDPASAYIDPFRTQKTLALNFFIHDPFTREAYSRDPRNVAKKAEAYLAASGIADTAYFGAEAEFYIFDSIRHETAANKAYYYIDSIEGAWNSGAEEEGGNKGYKTAYKGGYFPVPPVDHYADLRDEIVTNLIGAGFTVERSHHEVGTAGQAEINYRFSTLLHASDQMQLFKYIVKNTAWAAGKTATFMPKPLFGDNGSGMHTHQSLWLNGEPLFYDETGYAGLSDTARWYIGGLLHHAPSLLAFTNPTVNSYRRLVPGFEAPVNLVYSQRNRSACTRIPVTGSNAKAKRVEFRVPDPSANVYLAFSAMMMAGLDGIKSKIEPPEPIDKDLYDLPPEEWGSVKQVPGSLPAVLDSLEADHDFLLEGGVFTPDLIETWISYKRENEVDPIRLRPTPHEFELYYNV, from the coding sequence TTGTTCGCCAATCCCGAGGAGCTCCTTCGGTACCTCAAAGACGAGGGCGTGAAGTTCGTCGACGTAAGGTTCTGTGACCTTCCCGGTGTGATGCAGCATTTCAACACGCCGATCGAGTCGTTCGATGAGTCCATCTTCACGGACGGTCTCGCCTTTGACGGTTCGTCGATCCGCGGTTTCCAGCAGATCCACGAGTCGGACATGCTGCTGCTGCCCGACCCCGCGAGCGCATACATCGACCCGTTCCGGACGCAGAAGACGCTCGCGCTCAACTTCTTCATCCACGACCCGTTCACCCGCGAGGCGTACTCCCGCGACCCGCGCAACGTTGCCAAGAAGGCCGAGGCATACCTGGCCGCCAGCGGCATCGCGGACACGGCCTACTTCGGCGCCGAGGCGGAGTTCTACATCTTCGACTCCATCCGGCACGAGACCGCGGCCAACAAGGCGTACTACTACATCGACTCGATCGAGGGCGCCTGGAACAGCGGTGCGGAGGAAGAGGGCGGCAACAAGGGCTACAAGACCGCCTACAAGGGCGGCTACTTCCCGGTGCCGCCGGTCGACCACTACGCCGACCTGCGCGACGAGATCGTGACGAACCTGATCGGCGCGGGCTTCACCGTCGAGCGTTCGCACCACGAGGTGGGCACCGCCGGCCAGGCCGAGATCAACTACAGGTTCTCCACGCTGCTGCACGCCAGTGACCAGATGCAGCTGTTCAAGTACATCGTGAAGAACACCGCCTGGGCCGCCGGCAAGACCGCCACGTTCATGCCCAAGCCACTCTTCGGCGACAACGGCTCCGGCATGCACACCCACCAGAGCCTCTGGCTGAACGGCGAGCCGCTGTTCTACGACGAGACCGGGTACGCCGGCCTGTCCGACACCGCCCGGTGGTACATCGGCGGCCTGCTGCACCACGCGCCGTCGCTGCTGGCGTTCACCAACCCGACCGTCAACTCGTACCGGCGCCTCGTGCCGGGCTTCGAGGCCCCGGTCAACCTGGTCTACTCGCAGCGCAACCGCTCGGCCTGCACGCGCATCCCGGTCACCGGCAGCAACGCCAAGGCCAAGCGCGTCGAGTTCCGGGTGCCGGACCCGTCGGCCAACGTCTACCTGGCCTTCTCCGCCATGATGATGGCCGGCCTCGACGGCATCAAGAGCAAGATCGAGCCGCCGGAGCCGATCGACAAGGACCTGTACGACCTGCCGCCGGAGGAGTGGGGCAGCGTCAAGCAGGTGCCGGGCTCGCTGCCGGCGGTGCTCGACTCGCTGGAGGCCGACCACGACTTCCTGCTCGAGGGCGGCGTGTTCACGCCGGACCTGATCGAGACCTGGATCTCCTACAAGCGGGAGAACGAGGTCGACCCGATCCGTCTCCGCCCGACCCCGCACGAGTTCGAGCTGTACTACAACGTCTAA
- a CDS encoding RDD family protein produces the protein MTTERDDAEPPSLAKRFGALVIDWVLCLLVSNFFGDPLRDGWPPVVVLILEYAIFIGLFAQTPGMAITRLRCVSFVDGGRIGIPRAFIRGVLLSLVVPALIMDGQRRGLHDKAAASIMTNA, from the coding sequence GTGACCACTGAGCGGGACGACGCGGAGCCGCCGAGCCTCGCCAAGCGGTTTGGCGCGCTTGTCATCGACTGGGTGCTGTGCCTGCTGGTGTCCAACTTCTTCGGCGACCCGCTGCGTGACGGATGGCCGCCGGTCGTCGTGCTGATCCTCGAGTACGCCATCTTCATCGGCCTCTTCGCCCAGACGCCCGGGATGGCGATCACCCGCCTGCGCTGCGTCTCGTTTGTCGACGGCGGCCGGATCGGGATCCCGAGGGCGTTCATCCGGGGCGTACTACTGAGCCTCGTGGTGCCCGCCTTGATCATGGACGGCCAGCGCCGCGGCCTACACGACAAGGCCGCCGCCTCCATCATGACCAACGCCTGA
- a CDS encoding bifunctional 4-hydroxy-2-oxoglutarate aldolase/2-dehydro-3-deoxy-phosphogluconate aldolase, with translation MDLRRLLEKHRLVAIVRGRDADAATRSVIALVESGIALVEVSLTTADATAVISRARAALGPEAALGAGTVCTADDARAAADVGASFVVTPGYGPGVEEAARLRLPSLVGALSPTEVISAAAGGAAAVKLFPASVGGPAYLRALRDPFPQVPFVPVGGVDAEAARAYLDAGAIAVGVGSPLLGDAPHGGDLTALRTRVKVFLDAIA, from the coding sequence GTGGACCTGAGACGACTGCTGGAAAAGCACCGGCTCGTGGCGATCGTCCGCGGCCGGGACGCCGACGCCGCGACCCGGAGCGTCATCGCGCTGGTCGAGTCGGGCATCGCGCTGGTCGAGGTGTCGCTGACCACCGCCGACGCCACCGCGGTCATCTCGCGGGCGCGTGCGGCGCTCGGGCCGGAGGCGGCGCTCGGCGCCGGTACGGTGTGCACCGCCGACGACGCCCGGGCGGCGGCCGACGTCGGGGCCTCGTTCGTGGTGACGCCGGGCTACGGCCCGGGTGTCGAGGAGGCGGCCCGGCTGCGCCTGCCCAGCCTCGTCGGCGCGCTGAGCCCGACCGAGGTGATCAGCGCCGCGGCCGGGGGTGCGGCCGCGGTCAAGCTCTTCCCCGCCTCGGTGGGCGGGCCCGCCTATCTGCGCGCGCTGCGCGACCCGTTCCCGCAGGTGCCGTTCGTGCCGGTGGGTGGTGTCGACGCCGAGGCGGCCCGCGCGTACCTGGACGCCGGTGCGATCGCGGTCGGCGTGGGCTCCCCGCTGCTCGGGGATGCCCCGCACGGCGGGGACCTGACGGCGCTGCGGACCCGCGTCAAGGTCTTCCTCGATGCCATCGCATAA
- a CDS encoding PfkB family carbohydrate kinase gives MARAVERARAAGATVCLDVNHRARLWTVADAAAALRPLLSSVDLVVASDDELPVLAGTDPVAALFAAGVREVVVKRGAAGASAYTVTEAVERPARSVPVVDTVGAGDAFVAGYLSGLLDGVDLAARLDRAVTTGAFAVAARGDWEGLPTRTELGLLDAVPGTTVR, from the coding sequence GTGGCCCGCGCCGTCGAGCGCGCCCGCGCCGCCGGGGCGACCGTCTGCCTGGACGTCAACCACCGCGCCCGGCTGTGGACGGTCGCGGACGCCGCCGCCGCGCTGCGCCCGCTGCTGTCCAGTGTGGACCTCGTGGTGGCGTCCGACGACGAGTTGCCCGTGCTGGCCGGCACGGATCCGGTAGCCGCCCTCTTCGCGGCGGGCGTACGGGAGGTCGTGGTCAAGCGCGGGGCCGCCGGTGCCTCCGCGTACACGGTCACCGAGGCCGTCGAGCGACCGGCTCGTAGCGTGCCGGTCGTGGACACGGTGGGCGCCGGCGACGCGTTCGTGGCCGGGTACCTGTCCGGCCTGCTCGACGGCGTGGACCTGGCCGCGCGCCTGGACCGGGCGGTCACCACCGGTGCCTTCGCCGTCGCCGCCCGGGGCGACTGGGAAGGGTTGCCCACCCGGACCGAATTGGGCCTGCTCGACGCCGTACCCGGGACCACTGTCCGATAA
- a CDS encoding glycoside hydrolase family 2 TIM barrel-domain containing protein, with protein MADAYLTDVSPGYGALPPRAALDSDAPRVDLDGAWRFRLAPTAAGTDAGFEAADFDDSAWDSLPVPSHWPMHGYGAPAYTNVVYPFPIDPPYVPDENPTGDHRVAFDLDASWVGERTVLRFEGVESCARVWLNGVELGVTRGSRLPVEYDAGPHLRAGRNVLAVRVHQWSSGSYLEDQDMWWLPGIFRSVALIRRPAGGIDDAFVYADYDHRTGEGTLRVDTVAGARLRVPSLGIDGPADSPYRAQVTPWTAEDPHLYEALLSTETETVRLRIGFRTVAIVDGILTVNGRRIRLRGVNRHEWDPDHGRVMSLDVMRADLLLMKRHNVNAVRTSHYPPHPAFLDLCDELGMWVIDECDLETHGFGQVGWRGNPSDEPQWRDAYLDRMRRMVERDKNHPSIVLWSLGNESHTGQNLAAMADWARERDPSRPIHYEGDRACAYVDVYSRMYASHAEVDSIGKGGEHPDLPFILCEYGHAMGNGPGGLSEYEELFDTHPRCQGGFIWEWIDHGVRDGDRFLYGGDFGEPLHDGNFVIDGLVFPDRTPSPGLIEYATVVAPVRIAAAGTGAVRISNRYDFRDLSHLAFTWTLEREGEPVASGALDVPAVAPGEHADVPLPALPAAEGETWLTVRAVLAADSPWAPAGHEVAWGQVLAGDPSYAKTVNRVPFLAAGAFDERGC; from the coding sequence ATGGCCGACGCCTACCTCACCGACGTCTCGCCCGGCTACGGCGCCCTGCCGCCGCGCGCCGCGCTGGACTCCGACGCGCCCCGCGTAGACCTCGACGGGGCGTGGCGCTTCCGGCTCGCGCCGACGGCCGCCGGCACGGACGCCGGCTTCGAGGCCGCCGACTTCGACGACTCCGCCTGGGACTCGCTGCCCGTCCCGTCGCACTGGCCCATGCACGGGTACGGCGCTCCGGCGTACACCAATGTGGTCTATCCGTTCCCGATCGACCCGCCGTACGTGCCGGACGAGAACCCGACGGGCGACCACCGGGTGGCGTTCGACCTCGACGCGTCCTGGGTGGGCGAGCGCACGGTGCTGCGCTTCGAGGGCGTCGAGTCGTGCGCCCGGGTGTGGCTCAACGGCGTGGAGTTGGGCGTGACCCGGGGCAGCCGGCTGCCGGTGGAGTACGACGCCGGGCCGCACCTGCGGGCGGGGCGCAACGTGCTCGCCGTGCGGGTGCACCAGTGGTCCTCCGGCAGCTACCTGGAGGACCAGGACATGTGGTGGCTGCCGGGCATCTTCCGGAGCGTGGCACTGATCCGCCGGCCGGCCGGCGGGATCGACGACGCCTTCGTGTACGCCGACTACGACCACCGGACCGGGGAGGGCACGCTGCGGGTGGACACCGTGGCCGGAGCCCGGCTGCGGGTGCCGTCGCTCGGGATCGACGGACCAGCCGATTCCCCGTACCGCGCCCAGGTGACGCCGTGGACGGCCGAGGACCCCCACCTGTACGAGGCGCTCCTGTCCACCGAGACGGAGACTGTGCGACTGCGCATCGGCTTCCGCACAGTGGCCATTGTGGACGGCATCCTCACCGTGAACGGCCGGCGGATCCGGCTGCGCGGGGTGAACCGGCACGAGTGGGACCCCGATCACGGCCGCGTGATGTCGCTCGACGTGATGCGCGCGGACCTGCTGCTGATGAAGCGGCACAACGTCAACGCCGTACGCACCAGCCACTACCCGCCGCACCCGGCGTTCCTCGACCTCTGCGACGAGCTCGGCATGTGGGTCATCGACGAGTGCGACCTGGAGACGCACGGGTTCGGGCAGGTCGGCTGGCGGGGCAACCCCAGCGACGAGCCACAGTGGAGGGACGCGTACCTCGACCGGATGCGCCGGATGGTGGAGCGCGACAAGAACCACCCGAGCATCGTCCTGTGGTCGCTCGGCAACGAGAGCCACACCGGCCAGAACCTCGCCGCGATGGCCGACTGGGCGCGCGAGCGGGATCCGAGCCGTCCGATCCACTACGAGGGCGACCGCGCCTGCGCGTACGTCGACGTCTACAGCCGGATGTACGCCTCGCACGCCGAGGTCGACTCGATCGGCAAGGGCGGCGAGCACCCGGACCTGCCGTTCATCCTGTGCGAGTACGGCCACGCGATGGGCAACGGGCCGGGCGGGCTCAGCGAGTACGAGGAGCTCTTCGACACGCACCCGCGGTGCCAGGGCGGGTTCATCTGGGAGTGGATCGACCACGGCGTACGGGACGGGGACCGATTCCTGTACGGCGGCGACTTCGGCGAGCCGCTGCACGACGGCAACTTCGTCATCGACGGGCTCGTCTTCCCGGACCGTACGCCGTCGCCCGGCCTCATCGAGTACGCCACCGTCGTCGCGCCGGTACGCATCGCCGCGGCCGGCACGGGAGCGGTGCGCATCAGCAACCGGTACGACTTCCGCGACCTGTCCCACCTCGCGTTCACCTGGACCCTGGAGCGGGAGGGCGAGCCGGTCGCGAGCGGCGCGCTCGACGTACCGGCCGTGGCGCCGGGGGAGCACGCGGACGTGCCGCTGCCGGCGCTGCCGGCGGCCGAGGGCGAGACCTGGCTGACCGTGCGCGCCGTCCTGGCTGCCGACTCCCCGTGGGCCCCCGCCGGTCACGAGGTCGCGTGGGGGCAGGTGTTAGCAGGGGACCCTTCCTATGCAAAAACCGTTAACAGGGTGCCCTTCCTTGCAGCCGGGGCGTTTGATGAGCGGGGGTGCTGA